In a single window of the Mesoplodon densirostris isolate mMesDen1 chromosome 18, mMesDen1 primary haplotype, whole genome shotgun sequence genome:
- the AANAT gene encoding LOW QUALITY PROTEIN: serotonin N-acetyltransferase (The sequence of the model RefSeq protein was modified relative to this genomic sequence to represent the inferred CDS: inserted 1 base in 1 codon; substituted 1 base at 1 genomic stop codon) — translation MSTQSIHCLKPVALHLPPGIPESPSHQQRHTLPTNEFRCLTPEDAPGVSEIEXEAFISVSGICPLNLDQVRHFLALCPELSLDWFVEGRLVAFIVGSLWAEESLTQESLTLHRPGGRAAHLHVLTMHRPFRQQGKGSILLWRYLHHLGGHPGVHLAVLMREDRLVPFYQRFSFHPVGPCAMGSLAFXEMQCFLRGHASPRRSTDC, via the exons ATGTCCACTCAGAGCATCCACTGCCTGAAGCCTGTGGCTCTGCACCTGCCACCTGGGATCCCAGAGTCCCCAAGCCACCAGCAGCGCCACACACTCCCCACCAACGAGTTTCGCTGCCTCACCCCAGAGGATGCTCCTGGCGTGTCTGAGATTGAGTGAGAGG CCTTTATCTCTGTCTCGGGCATCTGCCCCCTGAACCTGGACCAGGTCCGGCACTTCCTGGCCCTGTGTCCTGAGCTGTCCCTGGACTGGTTCGTGGAGGGCCGCCTCGTGGCCTTCATCGTCGGCTCCCTGTGGGCTGAGGAGAGCCTCACTCAG GAGTCGCTGACGCTGCACAGGCCCGGGGGCCGCGCGGCCCACCTGCACGTGCTGACCATGCACCGCCCCTTCCGGCAGCAGGGCAAGGGCTCCATCCTGCTCTGGCGCTACCTGCACCACCTGGGCGGCCATCCGGGCGTGCACCTGGCCGTGCTCATGCGCGAGGACAGGCTGGTGCCCTTCTACCAGAGGTTCAGCTTCCACCCtgtgggcccgtgtgccatgggcTCACTCGCCT AGGAGATGCAGTGCTTCCTGCGGGGCCACGCCTCCCCGCGCAGGAGCACTGACTGCTGA